The following nucleotide sequence is from Citrus sinensis cultivar Valencia sweet orange chromosome 6, DVS_A1.0, whole genome shotgun sequence.
CTATACCAAATCAAACCTCCCCTCTACTGAACTTGTAACACACGTATCATGTTaagtcaaaaaaatttcttttctctagTGTTTAACcttaaaaacaatttattatcaactctAAATGTATTGACTTAAGTACCCCTAAATTGAGCTAACACACCcagcaaaattttcaaaaaaggaaagaacTCTACCTTTCCCAACAGCTTAAGTTCTTTTCCAACTGGTTCTAAGAATTTCAGGTCCACCTCAATTGGCCAAACCTATAACATGCAAAACAGGAAATacttaataagcaagataactataCTACAACAGATACAAAATGCAAAAGGAAACTACGAGTGAGTGATAATTTTTTGCTAAGTTTATGATGCAATATTAGACCATAAATAACGGTTTTAAATACATCACACTATCAAAGAACTCAATGTATGTTCTCCTAATGAACATAAGACCATCAGAAGCAGCTACAGCTTCCTAAAAGTTTACATAGATGTTTTAGAATAACCATAATAACCCACAAACAAATTCCAcatagaaaaaatgaaaggcTGTACAACGAAGTTTCCCTTTTTCTAACTTTGTTAAAATAGATTAAGGCAGTGTCCTCACAATGTCAGTATGTTCTGTTCTAAACTCAAGGCTATGAAAGCATTGCATTTGAAAGCGTTGGATGTGCATGCAAGTCAGTACTCTTATTATACAAGTCATATAAACAAATGAATATCAAATATAGTGAAAATTTAGAAGACAAAAAACAAACTTATGTTTTATTTGCTCAAGGCACAATAACAGAAAGAGTCTGTTGGCTATCGtggtgtattttttttttttttcctcaaaagACCATTAGACAAAACCGCATTGGCTTAAAAGCTATACAACTACAGCTCTGCCAGAAGCAGTCATGCAGAGCggaatttattcataaatttaacaatgaCAAAATACCATAATccgaaaaaaaagaaagaaaaaaaaccttGAGACCGAGCAATCGAACAGGTTTGATTTGGCCAGGAACAATGCAATCAGGGCCAGCTGCTTCCACAATAGCATCCGAAGCCAACCCACTACCAACCGGATCCGGATGCTGCAACATTCTCAATTGatgcaaaaacaaataatttattattagtaataataagagaaagataaagaaaGTTAAAAGTCAAACAAAACCTTGCTGATGGCAAGGGCGTAATTAGAGTAAGGGGTATGA
It contains:
- the LOC102610138 gene encoding uncharacterized protein LOC102610138 isoform X5, with amino-acid sequence MARKGGGAAALQKDVPWRQSGVKPIPKIHHSPVLRVAHTPYSNYALAISKHPDPVGSGLASDAIVEAAGPDCIVPGQIKPVRLLGLKVWPIEVDLKFLEPVGKELKLLGKFMDDAVNLMNKSFIDR